CATCTACATGTACAAGGACGATGCCGGTGTGGAGCACAAGTACTACAGGCTCTCCGACAAGGACATCTGCAGTGAGATCTCAGAGCAGCTGAAGGATCAGAAGATGCTCATCGCTGACGGACACCACAGATACGAGACCGCTCTGAACTACTCCTTGGAGAACCCCGGGAACGAGAAGAAATCCTTCGTCCTCGCGACATTGGTCGCTTCGAACAACGAGGGATTGGTCATCTGGCCCACGCACAGGATCATCGACACCGAGAACATCTCCGAGAAAAATGCGATCAAGGGAATCTCTGCAGCGCTGAAGACCGAAGAAGTCAGCAGAGATGAGATGGAATCCAAGCTTAAGGACCACATGATGGGAATCATGTTCAGGTCCGGAAAGTGCCTTCTAGCCGACTACAACAGCAGTGACGACCCCATGTGGAAGCTCGACACCTACGTCGCTCAGGAAAAGATCCTCAAGGGGGTTTACAAATCCGACGAGGGCAAGGCAACGATCTCCTACGATGCCGAGTACGACTCCGTGAAGAAGCAGATGGATGCCAACAAGCACGATGCCGCCATCATCCTCAACGAGCCCAAGCTCCAGACCATTTGGGACCTCTCCATGATCGGAAAGAGGATGCCCAAAAAGACAACGTTCTTCTTCCCCAAGATCTGGTCAGGATTCGTATTCTACCTGATGAGATGAAACCAAGGGGCGATGCCCCTGTTTTCCTTTTCAGTCCTTTACGTGTGACAAAAGCTGCTCATAAGCCTGCTGCGTCAGCTCGTCCGATCCCTGGTTGAATGCATAGTACTTTCCTTCATAGAGGAGGAAGATGCAAGGCTTCACCTGTGTGTAAGATGCGAGTTTGTAGCTGCCGAACACATCATTCTTGAAGGTGCCGCTGCATATCG
This portion of the Thermoplasmata archaeon genome encodes:
- a CDS encoding DUF1015 domain-containing protein is translated as MVTFLPFAGYRPNLSNGEHEVDRISPPYDVISDDYLKELQSHPHNVTNLTLKQDADKRYHSARKELDSWIESGVLKQDEDSFYIYEQTFDDNGTQRVRTGIVGILKTEKYEEGNIIPHEETFSKVKADRLNLLRDMEAHLESIFGIFEGLTPELNKKINDNARLIYMYKDDAGVEHKYYRLSDKDICSEISEQLKDQKMLIADGHHRYETALNYSLENPGNEKKSFVLATLVASNNEGLVIWPTHRIIDTENISEKNAIKGISAALKTEEVSRDEMESKLKDHMMGIMFRSGKCLLADYNSSDDPMWKLDTYVAQEKILKGVYKSDEGKATISYDAEYDSVKKQMDANKHDAAIILNEPKLQTIWDLSMIGKRMPKKTTFFFPKIWSGFVFYLMR